The following are encoded together in the Bos taurus isolate L1 Dominette 01449 registration number 42190680 breed Hereford chromosome 12, ARS-UCD2.0, whole genome shotgun sequence genome:
- the LOC101902786 gene encoding LOW QUALITY PROTEIN: heterogeneous nuclear ribonucleoprotein D-like (The sequence of the model RefSeq protein was modified relative to this genomic sequence to represent the inferred CDS: deleted 1 base in 1 codon) gives MEDMNEYSNIEEFAEGSKINASKNQQDDGKMFIGGLSWDTSKKDLTEYLSRFGEVVDCTMKTDPVTGRSGGFGFVLFKHAASVDKVLELKEHKLDGKLIDPKRAKVLKGKEPPKKVFVGGLSPDTSEEQIKEYFGAFGEIENIELPVDTKTNERRGFCFITYIDEEPVKKLLESRYHQTGSGKCEIKVAQPKEVYSQQQQQQKGGRGAAAGGRGGTRARGRGQGQNWNQGFNNYHDQGYGNYNGAYGGDQNCSGYGGYDYTGYNYGNYGYGRGYADYSGQQSTYGKASRGGGNHQNNYQPY, from the exons ATGGAAGACATGAACGAGTACAGCAACATAGAAGAATTCGCAGAGGGATCCAAGATCAACGCGAGCAAGAACCAGCAGGATGACGGTAAAATGTTTATTGGAGGTTTGAGCTGGGATACAAGCAAGAAAGATCTAACTGAATATTTGTCTCGATTTGGGGAAGTTGTGGACTGCACGATGAAAACAGATCCTGTTACTGGAAGATCAGGAGGATTTGGATTTGTGCTTTTCAAGCATGCTGCTAGTGTTGATAAGGTTTTGGAACTGAAAGAACACAAACTGGATGGCAAATTGATAGACCCTAAAAGGGCCAAAGTTTTAAAGGGGAAGGAACCCCCAAAAAAGGTTTTCGTGGGTGGATTGAGCCCAGATACTTCGGAGGaacaaatt aaagaatattttggaGCCTTTGGAGAGATTGAAAATATTGAACTTCctgtggatacaaaaacaaatgaaagaagagGATTTTGCTTTATTACATACATAGACGAGGAGCCAGTAAAGAAATTGTTAGAAAGCAGATACCATCAAACTGGTTCTGGGAAGTGTGAAATCAAAGTTGCACAACCCAAAGAGGTATATagccagcaacagcagcaacaaaaggGAGGAAGAGGTGCTGCAGCTGGTGGGCGAGGTGGTACTAGGGCTCGAGGCCGAGGTCAGGGCCAAAACTGGAACCAAGGATTTAATAACTATCATGATCAAGGATATGGAAATTACAATGGTGCCTATGGTGGTGATCAAAACTGTAGTGGCTATGGCGGCTATGATTATACTGGGTATAACTATGGGAACTATGGATATGGACGGGGATATGCAGACTACAGTGGCCAACAGAGCACTTACGGCAAGGCATCCCGAGGGGGTGGCAATCACCAAAACAATTACCAGCCGTATTAA